In Hahella sp. KA22, one genomic interval encodes:
- a CDS encoding iron-sulfur cluster assembly accessory protein, with protein sequence MSAQTFTPEVGLRITDAAAQHIRKQLRQHPDAQGFRLGLKASGCSGFKYIVDLVKAPSDDDRKFVLADDIPVYVDAKSLPYINGAEIDFVKEGLNYAFKFNNPNVDSSCGCGESFSIKEDA encoded by the coding sequence ATGTCCGCGCAAACCTTTACGCCTGAAGTGGGATTGCGTATCACCGACGCTGCGGCTCAACACATCCGCAAGCAGTTACGCCAGCATCCCGACGCCCAGGGTTTTCGCCTGGGCCTCAAAGCCAGCGGCTGCTCCGGCTTTAAATATATCGTGGATCTGGTCAAGGCCCCTTCCGACGATGATCGCAAGTTCGTGCTCGCTGACGACATTCCTGTTTATGTTGACGCCAAGAGCCTGCCCTACATTAATGGCGCTGAGATCGACTTCGTCAAAGAAGGCCTGAATTACGCCTTCAAGTTCAACAACCCCAACGTAGACTCATCCTGCGGCTGCGGGGAAAGCTTTTCCATAAAAGAGGACGCCTGA
- the sufT gene encoding putative Fe-S cluster assembly protein SufT produces the protein MEREVVLTKRDCIARLVPAGTEITIPADTFVTITQALGGTFTVVVNGNLARVEGRDADALGKNVADFNFDDITEGEVNERHVWEALRAVYDPEIPVNIVDLGLVYNVAVNKEDGKNCVNVEMTLTAPGCGMGPVIADDVKHKLTLVPNVDEARVELVFDPPWSNDMLSEEAKLELGML, from the coding sequence ATGGAAAGAGAGGTTGTACTCACCAAACGGGACTGCATCGCGCGCCTGGTTCCCGCGGGCACGGAGATCACCATCCCGGCGGATACATTCGTCACCATCACCCAGGCGCTGGGCGGCACGTTCACCGTTGTCGTCAACGGCAACCTGGCCCGAGTTGAGGGCAGAGACGCAGACGCGCTGGGCAAAAATGTCGCTGACTTTAATTTTGACGACATCACGGAAGGCGAAGTCAACGAACGTCATGTCTGGGAAGCATTACGCGCTGTTTACGACCCGGAAATTCCCGTAAACATTGTTGACCTCGGCCTGGTGTACAATGTCGCCGTCAACAAAGAAGACGGCAAGAACTGCGTTAATGTGGAAATGACCCTGACGGCGCCCGGCTGCGGTATGGGCCCCGTCATCGCTGATGACGTAAAGCATAAACTCACGCTGGTGCCCAATGTGGATGAAGCGCGAGTGGAGTTGGTCTTCGATCCTCCCTGGAGCAACGACATGCTCAGCGAGGAAGCCAAACTCGAACTAGGCATGCTATAA
- a CDS encoding SufE family protein, whose protein sequence is MTAVDQADIFTANPLGKDTTIADIKDSFEFLDDWEERYGYVIDLGKQVPAMPAEHKVEENFVHGCQSQVWFIHHLDSTTNTMYVLVASDAMIVQGLAAVVMCAFNGKSPQDIVSFDMDALFTELDLMRHLSPTRGNGLRAMVKKIQDAARSAL, encoded by the coding sequence ATGACCGCTGTAGACCAAGCCGATATTTTTACCGCCAACCCGCTGGGAAAAGACACCACCATTGCAGACATCAAAGACAGCTTTGAGTTTCTGGATGACTGGGAAGAGCGCTACGGCTACGTCATTGACCTTGGCAAACAGGTCCCCGCCATGCCAGCGGAACACAAAGTAGAGGAAAACTTTGTGCACGGCTGCCAGAGTCAGGTCTGGTTTATCCACCACCTGGATTCCACAACCAACACCATGTACGTCCTGGTCGCCAGCGACGCCATGATCGTGCAGGGCCTCGCCGCTGTCGTAATGTGCGCCTTCAACGGCAAGTCCCCACAGGACATCGTAAGCTTTGATATGGACGCCCTGTTCACGGAGCTGGACCTGATGCGCCACTTGAGCCCCACCCGCGGCAACGGTCTGCGCGCCATGGTGAAAAAAATTCAGGACGCCGCCCGCAGCGCTTTATAG
- a CDS encoding DinB family protein, giving the protein MGFKQHYQLMAGYNQRMNNQVYAAAAKLDESILAKDSGAFFGSILGTLNHIMVADLVWLGRYRSLSDRYQSLQELSQFSKPKALSEILHTDFNALSEKRRQLDDLIIRWLTDEVEEEDYALNLHYSSMTGGKSIRNFGELLAHFFNHQTHHRGQASTLLSQAGKDIGITDFAIDIPNLAPSD; this is encoded by the coding sequence ATGGGATTCAAACAACACTATCAACTTATGGCCGGATACAACCAGCGCATGAACAATCAGGTTTATGCGGCGGCGGCAAAGCTGGACGAGAGCATCCTGGCGAAAGATTCCGGAGCGTTTTTCGGCTCCATTCTCGGCACACTGAACCACATAATGGTGGCTGACCTGGTCTGGCTGGGGCGATACAGATCACTTTCCGACCGTTACCAGTCCCTGCAGGAACTATCGCAGTTCTCCAAGCCCAAAGCGCTGAGTGAGATTTTACATACGGATTTCAATGCGTTATCGGAGAAGCGACGTCAACTGGACGACTTGATCATTCGTTGGCTTACCGATGAAGTCGAGGAAGAAGACTATGCTCTCAATCTCCATTACAGCAGCATGACCGGCGGTAAAAGCATACGCAACTTCGGCGAACTGCTGGCGCACTTCTTCAATCACCAGACACATCATCGGGGACAGGCGAGCACACTGTTGTCACAGGCTGGGAAGGATATCGGCATCACCGATTTTGCGATTGATATCCCTAATCTCGCGCCTTCAGACTGA
- a CDS encoding NADPH-dependent FMN reductase: protein MKPLNILAISGSLRKVSYNTAAIEALSRLAPDQVTVKVYRGLGDLPLFNPDLESQLPAAVADLKSALAQSQGLIIASPEYAHGISGVMKNALDWLVSGEEFVYLPVMLINTSPRASHAQAALREVVATMSGRIIDNACVSVPLLSSNLDMEGVIQTPEIAGPLQKGLQQFVAGIEAQGEADDWASV from the coding sequence GTGAAACCTCTTAACATACTGGCCATCTCCGGCAGCCTCAGGAAGGTCTCCTACAACACGGCGGCGATAGAAGCCTTAAGCAGACTGGCCCCGGATCAGGTAACGGTGAAAGTCTACAGGGGACTGGGTGACCTGCCGCTCTTTAATCCCGATCTGGAAAGCCAGTTACCCGCCGCTGTTGCGGACCTTAAATCCGCGCTGGCGCAATCGCAAGGATTGATTATCGCCAGTCCGGAATACGCTCATGGGATCAGCGGCGTTATGAAGAACGCCCTTGATTGGCTGGTGAGCGGGGAGGAGTTCGTATACTTGCCTGTCATGCTCATCAACACCTCGCCCCGGGCCAGCCACGCTCAGGCGGCATTGCGCGAAGTGGTCGCCACCATGTCCGGCCGCATCATAGACAACGCCTGTGTTTCCGTGCCTCTGCTCAGCTCAAACCTGGACATGGAGGGGGTCATACAAACCCCTGAAATTGCCGGCCCCTTGCAGAAGGGACTACAACAGTTTGTCGCCGGTATTGAGGCGCAGGGCGAAGCCGACGACTGGGCCTCAGTCTGA
- a CDS encoding macro domain-containing protein: protein MIEFLCGDITELEVDAIVCPAHKYLSKGRGLSAQIFEQAGEEALQAACSQAGECKVGDACLTPGFKLPARHIIHTVTPQWTGGDQWGGSDLHLLANCYESVVRLALEQDVKTIAFPALGAGTNKTPQSMAAHEGLEVLVKYADSFERLIICLHWEAGLDTWRRTYEDFFARRMEQSRKTG from the coding sequence ATGATTGAGTTTCTATGCGGCGACATCACCGAGTTGGAGGTGGACGCCATCGTTTGTCCCGCCCATAAATACCTCAGTAAAGGCCGGGGTTTGTCCGCGCAGATTTTTGAGCAGGCGGGAGAAGAGGCTTTGCAGGCGGCCTGTTCTCAAGCGGGGGAATGTAAGGTGGGCGATGCTTGCCTGACGCCGGGATTCAAGCTGCCCGCCAGGCATATTATTCATACGGTGACGCCGCAGTGGACGGGCGGAGACCAGTGGGGCGGTTCCGATCTGCATTTGCTGGCCAACTGTTATGAGAGCGTGGTTCGGCTGGCGCTGGAGCAGGACGTTAAAACCATTGCTTTCCCCGCCCTCGGTGCGGGAACCAATAAAACGCCGCAATCCATGGCCGCCCATGAAGGGCTGGAAGTCTTGGTGAAATACGCGGACAGCTTTGAACGTCTGATCATCTGCCTGCACTGGGAAGCCGGACTGGATACCTGGCGGCGCACCTACGAGGATTTCTTCGCCAGAAGAATGGAGCAGTCCCGCAAAACCGGCTGA
- a CDS encoding beta-galactosidase: MEQIGKLTAILLTLACIAASSAWAEENRAASQEAPAALKSPAQGEEKNTPPRGIYSSHVIGKEADSLRPAFVKGGLVRVFWSDIEPKPGQYDFSVIEAQLQGVRRYGKLWSLAVLAGPRAPDWLFDEGAGSMEIRFRGERTRIVPYWDLLLQARLKLLAEALGKKYGNDETLKLVYVPQATSNGIEGHFNGNRYEDLQRQGFTPDKWVRAAGEAIDSFYRAFPQKYLAFEVHEIGTVETPERIMRLIEKSYRDRVGIAVWWLSGRENYQNALLQEVRDFRGYKYAQAIGRSDQGRRFGAGGYGGMFEQAKKLGIRYIEVWNYEITRNRNPEVTQSIEGFSRTQPGSHPIHRGVQSQ; the protein is encoded by the coding sequence ATGGAACAGATTGGAAAACTCACCGCCATACTGCTGACTTTGGCCTGTATCGCAGCCTCTTCCGCCTGGGCCGAAGAAAACCGGGCTGCGTCGCAAGAGGCGCCTGCAGCATTGAAATCACCGGCTCAGGGCGAAGAAAAGAATACGCCCCCAAGGGGAATATACAGCAGCCATGTGATAGGTAAGGAAGCGGATTCGTTACGCCCGGCCTTCGTGAAAGGGGGACTGGTCAGAGTGTTCTGGTCGGATATAGAACCCAAACCCGGACAGTATGATTTCTCCGTCATCGAAGCGCAGCTACAAGGCGTCCGTCGCTATGGCAAACTATGGTCCCTCGCCGTGCTGGCGGGTCCCCGGGCGCCGGACTGGCTGTTCGATGAAGGCGCAGGCTCCATGGAAATACGCTTTCGCGGAGAGCGCACGCGTATCGTTCCCTACTGGGATCTGCTTTTGCAGGCGCGTCTGAAATTACTGGCGGAAGCATTGGGCAAGAAGTACGGAAACGACGAAACCCTGAAACTGGTCTATGTGCCGCAAGCCACGTCCAATGGCATTGAAGGGCACTTCAACGGCAACCGCTATGAAGACCTGCAGCGGCAGGGCTTCACTCCCGACAAATGGGTGCGCGCGGCGGGAGAAGCCATCGACTCTTTTTACCGGGCGTTCCCGCAAAAGTACCTCGCTTTCGAGGTGCATGAAATCGGCACGGTGGAAACGCCGGAACGCATCATGCGGCTGATAGAGAAGAGCTACCGCGACCGGGTCGGCATCGCCGTCTGGTGGCTGTCAGGACGAGAAAACTACCAGAACGCTCTGCTGCAGGAAGTCCGCGACTTTCGCGGCTACAAATACGCACAAGCCATCGGCCGCTCCGACCAGGGCCGCCGCTTCGGCGCCGGCGGCTACGGCGGCATGTTCGAACAAGCCAAAAAACTCGGCATCCGCTACATCGAAGTCTGGAACTACGAAATCACCCGCAACCGCAACCCGGAAGTCACCCAATCCATCGAGGGGTTCAGTCGCACGCAACCCGGAAGTCACCCAATCCATCGAGGGGTTCAGTCGCAGTGA
- a CDS encoding thiol-disulfide oxidoreductase DCC family protein: protein MTQSSTPRATIPPYMQSDDRVVLFDGVCKLCNAWSKFLIKYDRRRRFKMASVQSPEGQAILAWFDMPLDRFDTMLYVEGDRAYEKSEAFLRIIAQFPAPWRYLKVFRILPRFLRDWGYDLIAQNRYRLFGKYDHCLLPAPDHNCRFLQGAPTQPMAENLTNK, encoded by the coding sequence ATGACTCAGTCCTCTACGCCTCGCGCCACTATTCCTCCCTACATGCAAAGCGACGACCGGGTCGTCCTGTTCGACGGCGTCTGCAAGCTCTGTAACGCCTGGTCAAAATTCCTGATCAAATACGACAGGCGCAGACGGTTCAAAATGGCCTCCGTGCAATCTCCCGAGGGACAGGCGATTTTGGCCTGGTTTGATATGCCGCTGGACCGTTTTGACACCATGCTTTATGTCGAAGGCGACCGCGCCTATGAGAAATCCGAGGCCTTCCTGCGCATCATCGCGCAATTTCCCGCCCCCTGGCGCTACCTGAAAGTTTTTCGCATACTGCCGCGCTTTCTGAGGGACTGGGGCTACGACCTTATCGCCCAGAACCGATATCGCCTCTTCGGCAAATATGATCATTGCCTGCTGCCTGCGCCGGACCATAACTGCCGCTTTCTGCAAGGCGCGCCAACGCAGCCCATGGCCGAAAATCTAACCAATAAATGA
- a CDS encoding DoxX-like family protein, with translation MDVLQRIHRVARLSVAGVFLYHGLVPKILWLSPTELAMIEAQGLGQYAPQIAMAGGVAEIILGLLIALPLRSSLPLLAAGVALVGLLADVAVFSPGLLVDAFNPVTVNLATLALVWIAWISKESHKNHS, from the coding sequence ATGGATGTATTGCAACGAATTCACCGGGTTGCGCGCCTCAGCGTAGCCGGCGTTTTTCTTTATCACGGCCTGGTTCCCAAAATACTGTGGCTCAGCCCAACTGAGCTGGCCATGATTGAAGCCCAGGGCCTGGGCCAGTATGCGCCGCAGATCGCCATGGCCGGCGGCGTGGCGGAAATTATCCTGGGACTGCTGATCGCACTGCCGCTGCGCAGCAGCCTTCCGCTGCTGGCCGCTGGCGTCGCGCTGGTTGGCCTCCTGGCGGATGTAGCGGTGTTTTCCCCTGGCTTATTGGTGGACGCATTCAACCCGGTGACCGTCAATCTGGCCACCCTGGCGTTGGTCTGGATCGCCTGGATAAGCAAAGAAAGTCACAAAAATCACTCGTAA